A region of Geobacillus sp. 46C-IIa DNA encodes the following proteins:
- the pstA gene encoding phosphate ABC transporter permease PstA, with translation MENKMDKPLVWKRMKGRLAQNTILQAIFFFATVFGLIALMLLLSRVIMQAIGWLDGDFLNSFPSRRPEEAGIKSGLVGSLWLMAIVAPVSFILGVGTAIYLEEYARKNRFTAFIQTNISNLAGVPSIVFGLLGLTIFVRELGLGRSVLAAGLTMSLLVLPVIVVAAQEAIRAVPQQLREASYAMGATKWQTVCRVVLPAALPGMLTGAILALSRAVGETAPLVVLGIPTFIAYLPSGVLDTFTVMPLQIYNWTGRPQEEFQHVAAAGIVVLLVFLIVMNSVAVLIRNKFQKRF, from the coding sequence ATGGAAAACAAAATGGACAAACCGCTCGTTTGGAAGCGAATGAAAGGAAGGCTGGCGCAAAACACCATCCTGCAAGCCATATTCTTTTTCGCTACCGTTTTTGGACTGATTGCTCTTATGCTGTTATTATCTCGTGTCATTATGCAGGCGATCGGCTGGCTGGATGGCGACTTTTTAAACAGCTTTCCTTCGCGCCGGCCGGAAGAGGCTGGGATAAAATCCGGATTGGTCGGCTCCCTCTGGCTGATGGCAATCGTCGCACCGGTTTCGTTTATTTTGGGGGTCGGGACGGCCATTTATTTGGAAGAATACGCGCGCAAAAACCGTTTCACCGCTTTTATTCAAACGAATATTTCCAATCTGGCCGGTGTACCGTCGATCGTGTTTGGCTTGCTCGGGTTGACGATTTTCGTCCGTGAGCTCGGGCTCGGGCGCAGCGTGCTTGCAGCTGGATTGACCATGAGCTTGCTCGTTCTTCCGGTGATCGTCGTCGCAGCCCAAGAAGCGATTCGTGCAGTTCCTCAGCAGTTGCGGGAAGCGTCGTATGCCATGGGGGCGACGAAATGGCAAACGGTTTGCCGGGTTGTGCTGCCGGCGGCGCTGCCGGGGATGCTGACGGGGGCTATCTTGGCGCTCTCCCGCGCCGTCGGGGAGACCGCTCCGCTCGTGGTGCTCGGCATTCCAACGTTTATCGCCTACTTGCCGAGCGGCGTGTTAGATACGTTTACCGTTATGCCGCTGCAAATTTATAACTGGACAGGACGGCCGCAGGAGGAGTTCCAACATGTGGCGGCCGCAGGAATTGTCGTCCTGCTCGTCTTTTTAATCGTGATGAATTCGGTCGCAGTGTTGATTCGCAACAAGTTTCAAAAGCGATTTTAA